tcaaggtAGAGGGCTTATAACAGAACTGCTAAATTGCAGTGGAAATATTCATTTGGTCCAAGTTGAGACCCTAGATATCCATAGAGGTATGCATATGATGTATTGGTAGAATGTTATTTTAGCTATCATCATAACAATGCTGAATACACAGGAATGAGAATTTCAAGGACCATAGAACATAAACATACTTAAATTGATATAATCACTAGTATATGATGCATGTatcaatgtattttaatttgtttcaaaGTCTCATTTCATGGGTTTTTCTCTTTAGATCACAACTTCTGCCTCGCAAAAATGCATAGGCTAAATCTCTTTCATCCAGCCCCAACATACTGCACAGTACAAGTAGCCTTTAATAAAACAATTGTGAATCAGTCATTTTCTAAGATTATCTCGTAAAATATCTATCTGTACAATCACATCAATTTACCAAGATCTGATGACAGTAAAAATAGCAAGATACATACATTAGAATTGTAGTGCGAAATTAGTGTTGGTATCCTTTCAAATGATATTATACAAAAAAGTCAGAGATAGTTGTATGTTATCAAAACATTCTTTGTCTTGCGACTACCCTTTAGGACGAATTTTGGTATTTTGCACGATTTTCTGGCGGATTTACTCTTAAGGCTACAATTTAGACAATGAAGTGACCGGGTCAGCGGGGCCACCTGTTTTTAATAAACACAAGGTTGATGACTGACCCTAATGATCTTGGACTGTCAAATGGTCATCCTTATATGTCTGTGTCATAAGCCTACCGCGATGTCGATGTCGATATGACGTAGTAGTCTTGGTTCTGAAGTGATTCACTTGTCAACTCCCctacaaaaaaacccaaagaatGCTAAGCAAGGGTCACGTTAAAGAAACCAACCTTGTACCTAGaagcacaagccttgtttaaaACGTAATTGTGACCCTTGAATCCAGATTCGGAGAACTTCGTTTGACACCATCTAACAACTTAGCGACTATAAATGACATGGTGACTTCACTGAATCTGTATAACAAACCTAATGTATTTGTCCTAATGGATTATGGTACTTGAAGTTTGGCTGTTAAATGCACTATGTGGTCCAAAGGTGCCGGTGGTTTTAATTGTAAGCTAAACAAATACAACATATCTGAAATAGTTAAAACTTTCAGCCGCTGCTTTATATGTTTGCCATGAACTTTCTGTCATTGAAGCTGTCAAGATCCTTTTCGTCCCAAATGAAacgtgaaaataacgaaaaggggtcgatctcataactcttataagcaataccaaatagatagtcgggcaaacacggactcttggacacaccagaggtgggataaggtgcctaggaggagtaagcatcccttgtggACCggtcatgcgccaaagtgcgatggtctgacacgccaaagtgcaatggtgtgacacgccgaaatacattggtttgtaaacgacataGTGATTTGGTACAGACCATCgaactttggcgtgaccatcgcactttggagcgaccatcacactttagagtcttatatatatatataatattgatatatatccgACCATACAAGGAAAGTTTATTAAAATTGTTGTATAGGGAAATGATTGTTGAATTGTGCATGAGTGTTATTAGATCAATTTCTTTCTCAATGAACATGTGACCCATGATCAAATTGTTTAAATATAGAAGGCAAAACTAATCAGAGCTATAACTGAGAGGTATAACTCATTGCAATGAAATGAGTATTTGGATCGCGGTGTTTGCTTGTACACTATTACCATTGACTGTGGCAGACAATTCAACATGGTAAGTCCTATCTctcttgttttctttctttatctCCCTAATTTTACattacttgaaatatttttttttatccctttTATAGTTTGAAAGACAGCTGCAAGATATGGGATACAAAAATGGAGAAATGTACAGGTAAGTCTAACAAAACTGTTCACATAAATcagatttaattattttgctATTCATGAACATGTGACtttgtattaaatctaaatgaAGAAGTTTACATTAACCAATAATCATATTATCAAACATATAAATGTCTTCTACTTAGAGTGCAATGTAGGTTTTCAAGGTGAATGTTGTCAGCTTCCATGTCGATATCCTAACTACGGAGATCGGTGTCAATCGTGGTGCAACTGTGAAATAACAAACTGCAGTTCTGTAACTGGGTGTGACGGTATGTAGCTAAAAGATTTAGATGTAATCGAGCGTTCATTTACTATTGCAAATTGATGACTTATCTAAAACACAACGATATTAACATATCTGGAATTGATAGTTGTTTTTAAGCCATTAATGCTCTTCCAAAtatgtatatgcaaggtgaagataacgaacagtgatcaatttcataactcctacaagcaacacaaaagagacagctgggcaaacacggatccccgGAGAAGCCAGAGGCGGGAcgaggtgcccaggaggagcaagcatcccccgtcgaccggccacacccgccgtgagccccacatcccgatcaggcaaacgaaGCCATCCGCAGCCAAAaccagtgttccaagaacggctcaacaatcaacacgaaacacgtcagacagaatctgacccaatgcaaggctgtactgacgaactagatcgttataacgaccataggatttgcgaaatgctgacttcaatcgatactgttcaaactcctgtaccatcaacttgtttatcagtagcttacctcgatttaaaaaactgactatacgcagaacaagctattgcataccgaatcagttgagatatataaacaccatatgcaggtgataatggaatattgctacataaatgtgggaagttgacgatggagaagctgaaatcatcccgtttgtcatacagttgagttgtcagtttgccgtcaatgtctacttacaatatatatttcttttagatGGGTCTCCAACAGTTTCTGTAGGTTTTCCAAACACTCCAAAGACTTCGTTGTCTGCGTTTTCAATCTATACGACTTCAACAGGTACATAAATTGCAGTGTTTTATGATAGAAAGTTTGGTGgagtatgtatattgtaaaattgCTGAATATGCCTAATGATCACAGTCTACATTATAATATGAATTTTGGGTAGCTTGTCCACATCGGTACATTGGGTCTGACTGTAGATTCCCTTGTCGGTATTCAGGCCATGACGTCCACTATCAGCTAGAGTGTGGTTGTGCAAAGGACCTTTGTCATCACGTGCACGGATGCAAAAGTGAGAGACATTGAATGATTTACATTGATGTAATATAATGGCATGGATGTGTAAACCTCGACTTTCAAAAAATTGTATGGTATAGTATTGTCGAAAGagcatttcattttaaaaacaactttACGTCATTAACAAAACGAAACAACattgatctagttcgtcagtacaacctcgtattgggtcaaatgctgtctgacgtgtttcataccgattgttaagccgttcttggcacactgattttgactgcggataacactgtttacctgatcaggatatagggctcacggcgggtgtgaccggtcaacaggggatgttaatcctcctaggcacctgatcctacctctggtgtatccaggggtccgtgtttgcctcactatctattttgtattgcttataggagttatgcgattgatcactgttcgttatattcaccttgcattgaagaTAGCGTTTCGATTCACATAAGTTGATTTATATACGTGATGCATTTACAAAACTTCCGTGGTATGTAAAATGCCAAAAACAGAATAGTACGAGTTTATTGAAAGGGTGAAAACCAATTAAGCAGTGAAATTCAAATTacataacattttttttcaatagcATACAGATACTGCAGTGTCAGTGAACATCACAGAAAAGAGGCGCTGTTGTACACTACCATAACCCTAGGTGTGGTTGCAGTCATTCAATTTACAGCTTATATTTATGTTTCGTTTTTCTACAAAGTTGATGTTCTAATGGTAACGAATGGTTAGTAAAATATAGTGTTATTggcaatgttttgttttaatgaaatttaaGAGTTTGGTTTTGTATTTAACAAATGTTACCTAATTATAAACTTAATTTCTAAAGTTTGTtcctgattgaatttgttttggaATTTAAGGAAAAGAAATAattcttatttgttttatagGATATAAAGTAAGTTAGGGAAGTTTACGCATTATATACTGCGAAGCGGTTGGTGAAATTGCGTAAGGTGCCCTAACTTACATTACAtcgtataaaaaaaatgaaaattactatCATTCATTATGATTTCATTTAGGAAATCACCTTTGACATTATTTACTTAATATTTCTACAGAAAATATTAATGTTATATGACGCGGACCGATATTGCCGTAGCACCATAATGCAAACTGAACAGCCAAacgtattgtgacgtcattctttatGAAATCATATAGCAGGACTAAATGACACATTTGTTTATACGATATCAAGAATGTTGATAGTCAAATGAACCAATCACATTGCGCgtaaaaagtaaaattaaatcatttgaatTCACATCTTATTATGTCAGCATTTTGTCAATCTAATCGACCCTGTAGCTTTAACTATCAGCATCTATATACACTATATTCAGACGTtcctggttttttttaaaacaatatattaAATATCATGATTTGAGTTTCATCCagttgtatatgtatacattatcCTGGATTTAGTTTCTCTATCGTCAAATATCTGGGAATAACAattgataagtttttaaaatgtcatctcatagtgtatgatattttttCCATGGTCAAATCCAGACTTCAGTTTCATTATAGAAATGGAAAGTGGTTGAATAAAGGGTCAAGGTTAACATTACGTTCTGCACTTATTCTGTGCTACTTTGACCATTGCTCTTCTGCATGGTTTGAACGCTTATCTAAATCATTGAAGAATAAGCTACAAgttctttaaaacaaaacaataatattcattttaaatctgAACCCCAGAACTAGTATAAATTGTGATAATTTAGACTCAATAAACACACTCTATGCAGCAGATCGTATTAAACAATTAAGACTCGACCATGTCTTTGAAATCAACCATGGTCTTGCACCAAATTATTTACATGAGAAATTTGACAGAAATGATAATGCTACTAGGGGAGCCtctaattttaattatcatGTTTTTAGGGTTAGGACCTACAAtcgttcattttttttattatcatgcCATTTTAACCTGGAATTTTTCTTCCTTTAGGAGTAAAAAATATAGCTAACAGAGCTAGTTTTAAATCTGCTGTCAAGTTGCATCTTGCAGAAGAAGCTCGTAAAAGGGAAGAaagcatttatatatattgtttttttaTGCTGTATAgtgattcatttttaaaaatattttgtatcaatatataatcaaaCAATGCACATAGTGTTACTTAATTTGAGCTAGGAAAATCATCTAATGCTCTATCTAATTTTTGCCTATTCTGTCTTAGTCATACATAATCCATAATTAACTTATAACATCTTAAGACGCCATTGGAAATAAGGAAGATTTATAAATTGCTTTCATGGGTTATTCTAggcaaatatttatttaaagtatataatatatattgtctgTGATAAGACCTGGTCCTTTGATAAGCATGTATTTTTGACAATGATGTTGTTGGTGGTTATAGCTGTGATAATATCTGGAGTGCTAATGTGTACATATGATAGGAATGTGCCAAAATTAATTTGTGATCCTAATTGACAttattaatgtattttacatCGTATATGATTGAGATTTCTAATTTATCTGATGCTTTACCTGAATAAACTTAATAATACTCAAACGTTACAGAGGTACACTATATGCCAACTCACGACggtttctatatatatatacaaatcaaGTCAATGCGAAGTTTATGGAATCGGTATAATAGTTGCTGTAATCTATGTTCAAGCAGTTGTAACTTAATTTGAAGTCTGaatcaaatatttacaaattactGTTTTCCTTAGAAAAACTGGCAGACATACATCGAATTTTaacatatataataatataattcaTGAGATTGTCCAACATATAAGATCTTTGCAATGTATATTTATGAATATCAATTCTAAGAAATCGTGAAAAAGCACATTGGTGTAAACTTTGAGAGAGTTAATCCTGGCGCTTTTCTTTTTCACTGCTCTTTGGTTTTATAAATAGAACTCCAGTTGACGAACACTTCCTATATCTAATTAGTTAAatgatatgatatgaatttTGTATTAACACAAATTATTGATTTAGGAAACTAGTTTACTCGGTCTATCAACTTTGTTATTTGTATTGGCAGTGGCATATTGTTGGAAATCCCCATTTATTAATGACAATTGTAGAAGTTGAA
Above is a genomic segment from Ostrea edulis chromosome 3, xbOstEdul1.1, whole genome shotgun sequence containing:
- the LOC130052559 gene encoding multiple epidermal growth factor-like domains protein 6 — protein: MSIWIAVFACTLLPLTVADNSTCLKDSCKIWDTKMEKCTECNVGFQGECCQLPCRYPNYGDRCQSWCNCEITNCSSVTGCDDGSPTVSVGFPNTPKTSLSAFSIYTTSTACPHRYIGSDCRFPCRYSGHDVHYQLECGCAKDLCHHVHGCKTYRYCSVSEHHRKEALLYTTITLGVVAVIQFTAYIYVSFFYKVDVLMVTNG